Proteins from a genomic interval of Synergistota bacterium:
- the alaS gene encoding alanine--tRNA ligase — translation MRNKKYSGQELRKIFLSFFEERGHKVYPSFSLIPDDPTILLTIAGMVPFKPYFLGEKAPPVNRAVTCQKCVRTNDIENVGYTARHHTFFEMLGNFSFGDYFKKEAIDWAWKFVTEVLELPKERLWVTIYKDDEEAFDIWHRHVGLSEERIIRMGEEDNFWKVGPVGPCGPCSEIIIDQGEEFGCGKDTCGVGCNCDRYLELWNLVFMQYNRREDGTLEPLPKKNIDTGMGLERLASVMQGVKNDFETDLLFPIIKRTESLCGIKYGDSIETDRAMKIIADHIRALTFMISDGIMPSNEGRGYVLRRILRRAVVSGLKLGFEKPFLHELVSKVVEMMGKDYPEITENHRLVSEVILLEEERFRNTLSYGLSLFEEMVSKAKSNNTGILAGEDVFKLYDTYGFPYELTKEMAREYELDVDEEGFLKAMEEQKERARRSIKKKMAEEVYRGFKDEIGETFFLGYDKLESQAKVLRVIESKEFFEIILDRTPCYPEKGGQVGDKGRIFSLNFEGKIEDTYSPIEGLIVHKVFPIKGSIREGDIINVEVDALLRRETAKHHTATHLLHQALHDVLGPHVKQSGSLVAPDKLRFDFSHFSPLTDEELEKVERIVNEKIWEDIKVEVLRLDLEEAKRMGAKALFEGKYGEKVRVLKIGNYSLELCGGTHLDRTGIIGIFKIISETGIGANLRRIEAVCGKAAFEYIKSLEKEQKSKVISLEKELEELSKVLKEKRIELGRLYIDNISPKLIKGVNVFSSFVDDLEVSELRILGDEIKSRFKSCVIVLGSGNEDRTILIVMVTPDLVELGWDASKIVRNIGVLIGGGGGGKPGYAQAGGKNLNKLKEILANIEAYL, via the coding sequence TTGAGAAATAAGAAGTATAGTGGGCAAGAACTAAGAAAGATATTTCTTAGTTTTTTTGAAGAACGGGGGCATAAAGTTTATCCTAGTTTTTCTTTAATTCCTGATGATCCAACAATACTCCTTACAATAGCTGGGATGGTTCCCTTTAAGCCTTACTTTCTTGGAGAAAAGGCTCCTCCTGTTAATAGAGCTGTTACATGTCAGAAGTGTGTTAGGACAAACGATATAGAGAATGTAGGATATACAGCAAGACATCACACTTTTTTTGAAATGTTGGGGAATTTCTCTTTTGGAGATTATTTTAAAAAAGAAGCTATAGATTGGGCATGGAAATTCGTCACAGAGGTTTTGGAATTACCTAAAGAAAGACTTTGGGTTACTATTTATAAAGATGACGAAGAAGCCTTCGACATCTGGCATAGGCATGTAGGTCTTTCAGAAGAAAGAATAATAAGAATGGGAGAGGAAGATAACTTTTGGAAAGTTGGGCCTGTGGGGCCGTGTGGACCGTGTTCTGAAATCATAATAGATCAGGGAGAAGAATTTGGTTGTGGTAAAGATACTTGCGGTGTTGGGTGTAATTGTGATAGATATCTTGAGCTCTGGAATCTTGTCTTTATGCAGTATAACAGGAGGGAAGATGGTACTTTAGAACCATTACCTAAAAAAAATATAGATACAGGTATGGGATTAGAAAGGCTTGCTTCTGTAATGCAGGGTGTTAAAAATGATTTTGAAACAGATCTTCTTTTTCCTATCATAAAGAGGACAGAAAGCCTATGTGGAATTAAATATGGAGATAGTATCGAAACTGATAGAGCCATGAAAATCATAGCCGATCATATTAGGGCACTTACCTTTATGATATCTGATGGAATAATGCCTTCTAATGAAGGAAGAGGTTATGTGTTAAGAAGAATACTACGCAGAGCTGTTGTAAGTGGTTTGAAACTTGGCTTTGAAAAACCTTTTCTTCACGAACTTGTTTCTAAAGTTGTAGAAATGATGGGTAAGGATTATCCAGAAATAACTGAAAACCATCGCTTGGTCTCAGAAGTTATTTTGTTAGAAGAGGAAAGATTTAGAAACACGCTATCTTATGGGCTTAGCTTGTTTGAAGAGATGGTCTCAAAAGCTAAGTCTAATAATACTGGTATATTAGCAGGTGAAGATGTTTTTAAGCTTTATGACACTTACGGCTTCCCTTATGAGCTCACAAAAGAAATGGCTCGTGAATATGAACTTGATGTAGATGAAGAAGGGTTCCTGAAGGCTATGGAAGAGCAAAAGGAGAGAGCAAGACGCAGTATTAAGAAAAAGATGGCTGAAGAAGTATATAGAGGGTTTAAAGATGAAATTGGAGAAACCTTTTTCCTTGGATATGATAAGCTTGAATCCCAAGCAAAAGTCTTAAGAGTAATTGAATCGAAAGAGTTTTTTGAAATTATATTAGATAGAACCCCATGTTATCCTGAAAAGGGTGGACAAGTTGGGGATAAAGGACGAATTTTCTCTTTAAACTTTGAGGGGAAAATAGAGGATACTTATTCTCCTATAGAAGGATTAATAGTACATAAGGTCTTTCCGATCAAAGGGAGCATAAGGGAAGGAGATATTATTAATGTGGAAGTGGATGCTCTCTTAAGAAGGGAAACTGCGAAACATCATACAGCAACTCATCTTCTTCATCAAGCTTTACATGATGTCTTAGGTCCTCATGTGAAACAATCAGGATCTTTAGTTGCTCCAGATAAACTTCGTTTCGATTTTTCTCACTTTTCTCCCCTTACAGATGAAGAGCTAGAGAAAGTGGAAAGAATAGTTAATGAAAAGATATGGGAAGACATTAAGGTAGAAGTTCTCAGGCTGGACCTTGAGGAAGCTAAAAGAATGGGTGCTAAGGCTCTTTTTGAAGGCAAATATGGAGAAAAGGTCAGGGTTTTAAAGATAGGGAATTATAGTCTTGAGCTTTGTGGAGGAACCCATCTTGACAGAACAGGTATAATAGGGATTTTTAAAATAATTTCTGAAACAGGTATAGGAGCTAATTTGCGTAGGATAGAAGCTGTTTGCGGAAAAGCTGCTTTCGAATATATCAAATCTCTTGAAAAAGAGCAAAAATCCAAAGTGATTTCTCTTGAAAAAGAATTAGAGGAGCTTAGTAAGGTTCTGAAAGAAAAGAGAATAGAATTAGGAAGACTCTATATCGATAATATTTCTCCTAAATTAATAAAGGGTGTTAATGTATTTTCCTCTTTTGTTGACGATTTAGAAGTCTCTGAGCTTAGGATTCTTGGAGATGAGATTAAGTCTCGATTTAAAAGCTGTGTAATTGTTCTAGGTAGTGGGAATGAGGATAGGACTATTTTAATAGTTATGGTTACACCAGATTTAGTGGAACTCGGTTGGGATGCCTCTAAAATTGTTAGGAACATAGGAGTTTTAATTGGAGGGGGAGGCGGTGGTAAGCCAGGATACGCTCAAGCCGGTGGCAAGAATTTAAATAAATTAAAAGAAATCTTAGCTAATATTGAGGCCTATTTATGA
- the mtnA gene encoding S-methyl-5-thioribose-1-phosphate isomerase, giving the protein MVPPALKWENNSLYILNQKLLPHVIEYIKCEDYEDVAKAIKEMVVRGAPAIGIAAAYGVALGLKKHSLKDLDNIVRVLSETRPTAVNLFWALERIKRKALQASSWEEILEEAKAIHDEDVKANEIMGNHGATLVPDSARILTHCNAGALATGGLGTALGVIRMAYRQGKKVKVFVSETRPVLQGARLTTWELMMDGIDVTLITDNMAGYLMSREEIDLIIVGADRIASNGDVANKIGTYSLAVLAKFHGIPFYVAAPTSTIDMKVCCGKYIPIEERDPREVKEINGVKIAPVEIKAYNPAFDITPANLISAIITEKGIIKPPFEGKLYEVVKGGRIF; this is encoded by the coding sequence TTGGTTCCACCTGCTTTAAAGTGGGAGAATAATTCCTTATATATACTTAATCAAAAGTTGCTTCCTCATGTAATAGAATATATAAAGTGTGAGGATTATGAAGATGTTGCTAAAGCTATAAAAGAGATGGTAGTAAGAGGAGCTCCTGCAATAGGTATAGCTGCAGCTTATGGTGTTGCTTTAGGGTTGAAAAAGCATTCCCTCAAAGATTTGGATAACATAGTGAGAGTTCTTTCTGAAACTCGACCAACTGCTGTCAATCTTTTCTGGGCTCTTGAAAGAATTAAGAGAAAAGCGTTACAAGCTTCTTCCTGGGAGGAAATTCTTGAAGAAGCAAAAGCCATTCACGACGAAGATGTAAAAGCTAATGAAATTATGGGAAATCATGGAGCTACGCTTGTACCAGACAGTGCGAGAATTTTAACACATTGTAATGCCGGTGCTCTTGCTACAGGGGGATTAGGAACAGCGCTTGGAGTTATAAGAATGGCCTATCGTCAAGGGAAAAAGGTTAAAGTCTTTGTTAGCGAAACAAGACCAGTTCTTCAAGGAGCTAGACTGACTACTTGGGAACTAATGATGGATGGTATAGATGTGACTCTTATAACTGACAATATGGCTGGATACCTTATGTCTAGAGAAGAGATAGACTTAATCATAGTTGGAGCTGATAGAATAGCTTCTAATGGGGATGTAGCTAATAAAATAGGTACATATTCCTTAGCAGTTTTAGCAAAATTTCATGGTATTCCTTTTTACGTTGCTGCTCCTACTTCCACAATAGATATGAAGGTTTGTTGTGGAAAGTATATTCCTATAGAAGAAAGAGATCCAAGGGAAGTTAAAGAAATAAATGGCGTTAAAATTGCTCCTGTTGAGATCAAAGCTTATAATCCTGCTTTTGATATCACACCAGCAAATCTCATAAGCGCTATAATAACTGAAAAAGGAATTATAAAACCTCCATTTGAAGGAAAACTTTATGAAGTTGTTAAGGGAGGGAGAATTTTTTGA
- a CDS encoding 7-cyano-7-deazaguanine synthase, whose protein sequence is MSVERLIHEVKETLNGCEVVVALSGGMDSSLALHLVSKALPKDKIKAVTLDYGIYTYDISKVSAKMVADDTGVKHFFINAKEIFESVHKRGQACNRCVRTKLAIIRERFPGSIIVTGANLTDSWSRIGVKRFKDIYAPLLNLSKSEIKGFAEELGVRYYRIGEGVLREGCKVKHLWKPLVVPNYHGVAVCLTNDLLLSFLRDRNIQFDFANVKIIGPLSKNIALVNVSPSLPKEAKEALRKELLSIKEIDEVIFLEGKYILRVKANPSIYLVDSSKRDLEQGKFKKEISCEINVDWLLSGNRRLLTFHVVDALKEV, encoded by the coding sequence TTGAGCGTAGAGAGGTTAATTCATGAGGTAAAGGAAACCTTAAATGGATGTGAAGTTGTTGTTGCTCTTTCTGGAGGGATGGACAGTTCATTAGCTCTCCATTTAGTTTCAAAAGCTCTTCCTAAAGATAAGATAAAGGCTGTTACTTTAGATTACGGCATCTATACTTATGATATTTCAAAAGTATCTGCAAAAATGGTGGCAGATGATACAGGAGTTAAACATTTTTTTATAAATGCTAAAGAGATCTTCGAAAGTGTTCATAAAAGAGGACAAGCTTGCAATCGGTGTGTTAGGACAAAGCTCGCTATAATAAGAGAAAGGTTTCCTGGCAGTATAATAGTTACTGGAGCGAATCTGACAGATAGCTGGAGTAGAATAGGAGTTAAACGCTTTAAGGATATATACGCACCGCTTTTGAACTTAAGCAAATCTGAAATAAAAGGCTTTGCAGAAGAGCTTGGTGTAAGGTATTATAGAATAGGAGAAGGAGTTTTAAGAGAAGGGTGTAAAGTGAAACACTTATGGAAGCCTCTTGTTGTTCCAAATTACCACGGAGTAGCAGTTTGCTTAACCAATGATCTCCTTCTAAGCTTTTTAAGAGATAGGAATATCCAATTTGATTTTGCTAATGTTAAAATAATAGGACCTTTAAGTAAAAACATAGCACTTGTTAATGTAAGTCCTTCTTTGCCGAAGGAAGCTAAGGAAGCTTTAAGGAAAGAATTATTGTCTATAAAGGAAATAGATGAAGTTATCTTCTTAGAAGGTAAATATATTTTAAGGGTAAAGGCTAATCCGTCTATTTATCTTGTTGATAGCTCAAAAAGAGATTTAGAACAAGGTAAATTTAAAAAGGAAATTTCTTGCGAAATTAATGTGGATTGGCTTCTTTCTGGTAATAGGAGGCTTTTAACATTTCATGTGGTTGACGCACTAAAGGAGGTGTAA
- a CDS encoding tRNA 2-thiocytidine(32) synthetase TtcA, with translation MNRYKKECLGRLRYRYDLWRPLGQAMDDYKMILDGERVGVAVSGGKDSFVLLDLLWKLLKFAPIKFELCCLTVNIGWEGFNPELIEKFCKEREIPFFYVETEIAKILEIKKEKDPCSLCSSMRRKILYELAEKAGCNKIALGHHLDDLVTAFMLSLFFAGSLETSRPWVRSECGKFIIIRPLSYIREDVIALYHKEMKLPLVESGCPYANLNYRVKMKKVLEELEKLNPNVKSCILNALRKGGLLEPLERREVNS, from the coding sequence ATGAACAGATATAAAAAAGAATGCTTAGGTAGACTAAGATATAGGTATGATCTTTGGAGACCGTTAGGACAAGCTATGGATGATTATAAAATGATTCTTGATGGTGAAAGAGTGGGAGTTGCTGTTTCTGGCGGAAAAGATAGCTTTGTTCTTTTAGATCTTCTTTGGAAACTTCTTAAATTTGCTCCGATAAAATTTGAACTTTGTTGTCTTACAGTGAACATAGGTTGGGAGGGGTTTAATCCAGAACTAATAGAAAAATTTTGTAAAGAAAGGGAGATACCTTTTTTCTATGTAGAAACGGAGATAGCAAAAATTCTTGAAATTAAAAAGGAAAAAGATCCTTGCTCTTTGTGTAGTTCTATGCGCAGGAAGATCCTATATGAACTTGCTGAAAAAGCAGGTTGTAATAAGATAGCTTTGGGGCACCATCTTGATGACCTTGTTACAGCTTTTATGTTAAGCTTATTTTTTGCAGGTTCTCTTGAAACCAGTAGACCGTGGGTCAGATCTGAATGCGGAAAGTTCATTATAATAAGGCCTCTTTCTTATATAAGAGAGGATGTAATAGCTTTGTACCACAAAGAAATGAAACTCCCCTTAGTTGAAAGTGGGTGTCCTTATGCTAACTTAAACTATAGAGTTAAAATGAAAAAGGTTCTCGAAGAGCTTGAAAAACTAAATCCTAATGTTAAGAGTTGTATACTCAATGCTTTGAGGAAGGGAGGATTGTTAGAGCCGCTTGAGCGTAGAGAGGTTAATTCATGA
- the nusB gene encoding transcription antitermination factor NusB: MKRRRGRELALQILFQFDFRSNLTYDKALKGLPLDLELPEVKTFTEEIVKGVLDLKAEIDQLIEKHTVGWKIDRMASVDRNILRIAIYEILRRREDVPLSVAINEAVELAKKYGTEESGKFINGVLAKIVREEGLE; this comes from the coding sequence TTGAAAAGAAGAAGAGGGAGAGAATTGGCCCTACAAATACTCTTTCAGTTCGACTTTAGGTCTAATTTAACCTATGATAAGGCGCTAAAAGGACTTCCTTTAGATTTGGAGCTTCCAGAGGTAAAAACTTTTACAGAAGAGATAGTTAAAGGAGTCCTTGATTTGAAAGCGGAGATAGATCAGCTTATAGAAAAGCATACTGTTGGATGGAAAATAGATAGGATGGCTTCCGTTGATAGAAACATATTGAGGATAGCCATTTATGAAATTCTTAGACGAAGGGAGGATGTTCCACTTTCTGTTGCTATAAATGAAGCTGTAGAGCTTGCTAAAAAATATGGAACCGAAGAATCAGGTAAGTTTATAAATGGAGTTTTGGCTAAAATAGTTCGTGAAGAGGGTTTAGAATGA
- a CDS encoding Asp23/Gls24 family envelope stress response protein yields MKKVEMENKPHEIRGEIKINEDVIATIVAMALAEVRGIKPATGGSFIEELAEKFGKRPAPRGVKVEVEEGEVSVDLSLTVEYGMRIPNLVLEVQEKIKNTIEEMTGYKVREVNVTVQGIHLGKKEEEREGEV; encoded by the coding sequence GTGAAGAAAGTGGAAATGGAAAACAAACCCCATGAGATCAGAGGAGAGATTAAGATAAATGAGGATGTTATAGCTACTATCGTTGCTATGGCATTAGCAGAAGTAAGAGGGATAAAACCGGCTACGGGTGGTAGCTTTATAGAAGAGCTTGCTGAGAAGTTTGGCAAAAGACCAGCGCCACGTGGCGTTAAAGTGGAAGTGGAAGAAGGAGAGGTGAGTGTTGATTTATCATTAACTGTTGAATATGGTATGAGAATACCTAATCTAGTTTTAGAAGTTCAGGAAAAAATCAAAAATACCATTGAGGAAATGACAGGTTATAAGGTTAGGGAAGTGAATGTTACTGTTCAGGGTATTCACCTTGGTAAGAAAGAGGAGGAAAGAGAAGGGGAGGTATAA
- a CDS encoding AraC family transcriptional regulator, with amino-acid sequence MSLKEKVAYIKGFIKGGGVNEKNFAEVIELIVDALDEMAFTVEELEKNQLDLEEYVESIDDDLANLEREVLGKEETLEEEFEELECSNCGEMFFVPAEELYSEEEVRCPVCGKVVIFREGEESGNGKQTP; translated from the coding sequence ATGTCTTTAAAAGAAAAGGTAGCTTATATTAAGGGTTTTATTAAAGGAGGAGGAGTAAATGAGAAAAATTTTGCAGAAGTTATAGAATTGATAGTAGATGCCTTGGATGAGATGGCTTTCACAGTTGAGGAACTTGAGAAAAACCAACTTGATCTTGAGGAGTATGTGGAATCTATTGATGATGATTTAGCAAATTTAGAGAGGGAAGTTTTAGGAAAAGAAGAAACTTTAGAGGAGGAATTTGAGGAGTTAGAGTGTTCTAATTGTGGAGAGATGTTTTTTGTTCCTGCAGAGGAGCTTTACTCCGAAGAAGAAGTAAGATGTCCTGTTTGCGGTAAGGTGGTAATTTTTAGAGAGGGTGAAGAAAGTGGAAATGGAAAACAAACCCCATGA
- a CDS encoding Xaa-Pro peptidase family protein has product MKRWQKAFNIAALKGCEAYIISKPVNIRYLTGYRGEAALVLLMEDSIELFTDFRCLEDAEKESIRDCKVYEVPNSFSLLDFVIDRLKKRAVKKVAIESRFVSYEFFEKISSSFGVCPIPSGIEELRKIKSDEEIEKIRKAGEIVSRGYEWLLEKLKPGISEREIEIQLEAFLKSIGGEDRAFPFIIAANENAAKPHSRPSLKTLNVGDCIICDYGVTYDGYNVDVTRTLLLGKVPTKLMEIYKLVKEVQEEVLRSIKVGMEAKKLYELSLKLLGSWKEFFKHSLGHGVGLEIHEMPKLSLNSEEVLEEGMVITIEPGVYLRGEFGIRIEDTIVIRKGAVEILTPISKEGVLCL; this is encoded by the coding sequence GTGAAGAGATGGCAAAAGGCTTTTAATATAGCTGCCTTAAAAGGTTGCGAGGCATATATTATATCTAAACCGGTAAATATAAGGTATCTAACTGGTTATAGAGGAGAAGCAGCTTTAGTACTATTGATGGAGGATTCTATAGAACTTTTTACAGACTTTAGATGTTTAGAAGATGCAGAAAAAGAATCTATAAGAGATTGTAAAGTTTATGAAGTCCCTAACAGCTTTTCCCTTTTAGATTTCGTTATAGATAGGCTTAAGAAAAGGGCTGTCAAAAAAGTTGCAATCGAGTCAAGATTTGTTAGTTATGAATTCTTTGAAAAAATTAGTTCAAGTTTCGGGGTTTGTCCTATTCCAAGCGGAATAGAAGAATTAAGAAAAATTAAAAGTGATGAGGAGATAGAAAAAATTCGCAAGGCTGGAGAAATAGTTTCAAGAGGATATGAATGGCTATTGGAGAAGTTAAAACCAGGTATTTCAGAAAGAGAGATAGAGATTCAACTAGAAGCTTTCCTTAAAAGTATAGGTGGTGAAGATAGAGCTTTTCCATTTATCATAGCTGCTAATGAAAATGCCGCTAAGCCTCATTCTCGTCCTTCACTAAAAACCTTAAATGTGGGAGATTGTATTATTTGCGACTACGGTGTTACATACGATGGCTATAATGTAGATGTAACAAGGACGCTTTTGTTAGGAAAAGTCCCTACTAAACTTATGGAAATCTATAAACTTGTTAAAGAAGTTCAGGAAGAGGTTCTTAGAAGTATTAAAGTTGGCATGGAGGCTAAGAAATTATATGAGCTTTCTCTGAAACTACTTGGAAGCTGGAAGGAGTTTTTCAAACATTCTTTGGGGCATGGGGTTGGGCTTGAGATTCATGAAATGCCGAAACTTTCATTAAATAGTGAAGAAGTTTTAGAGGAAGGAATGGTAATAACTATAGAACCTGGTGTATACTTGAGAGGTGAGTTTGGGATCCGTATAGAAGATACTATAGTGATTAGAAAAGGAGCAGTAGAAATTTTAACGCCAATATCAAAGGAGGGAGTTTTATGTCTTTAA
- a CDS encoding type II secretion system F family protein, giving the protein MPLYFYRAKSFKGEIVEGRRETEDEKTLYYKLREEGLFPIYIKEEKRASSDVTKRKTFVSRRVSIRDIAILSRQLSTMIKAGMTVVAALDILSQQTANRNLRMALRFIKRDVEEGSFLAEAMSKHEELFDELYVNLIKAGEAGGVLDEVLERLASHLERESALTMRIKTAMRYPVFVLSLAIIIIFMLVTFIVPRFVSILESIGVPLPAPTRILMSFTHWLEFNYYKLLLIPLFLWILVKLLKRHEKTSFFIDNIKLKLPIIGKLTYKVAMVRFSRTLAVLSAAAVPVLDSIEMVSKVVGNKVISKAVASAKDRVQEGQSLAESILVTGIFPPMLTHMMAVGEETGNLDEMLHKVADFYDEEIDNDIKGISSLIEPVLVVFIGLVVGFIAISVFMPLFQLIGGLSR; this is encoded by the coding sequence GTGCCTCTTTATTTTTATAGAGCTAAAAGTTTTAAAGGAGAAATAGTTGAGGGAAGAAGAGAAACAGAAGATGAAAAAACTCTTTATTATAAGTTAAGGGAAGAAGGTTTATTTCCAATATATATAAAAGAAGAAAAGAGGGCTTCTTCTGATGTTACGAAGAGAAAGACTTTTGTTTCAAGGCGTGTATCTATAAGAGACATTGCTATCTTAAGTAGACAACTTTCAACGATGATAAAAGCTGGCATGACCGTGGTAGCAGCGTTGGATATATTATCTCAACAAACAGCTAATCGAAATCTAAGAATGGCTTTGCGGTTCATAAAAAGAGATGTGGAAGAAGGCAGCTTTCTTGCTGAAGCGATGTCTAAACACGAAGAGCTTTTTGATGAACTTTATGTTAATTTAATTAAAGCTGGAGAAGCGGGTGGTGTGCTAGATGAAGTTTTAGAAAGATTAGCTTCTCACTTGGAAAGAGAAAGTGCTTTAACCATGCGTATTAAAACTGCAATGCGATATCCTGTTTTTGTTCTGTCATTAGCTATAATCATAATCTTTATGCTTGTAACTTTTATAGTACCTAGGTTTGTATCTATACTCGAAAGCATTGGTGTTCCACTTCCTGCTCCTACTAGAATTCTTATGTCTTTTACTCATTGGTTAGAGTTCAATTACTATAAGCTTTTACTTATTCCGCTTTTTTTGTGGATATTGGTAAAACTTCTTAAGAGACATGAAAAAACCTCTTTTTTTATTGATAATATTAAACTTAAGTTACCCATAATTGGTAAATTAACTTACAAAGTTGCAATGGTTAGGTTTTCAAGAACCCTAGCTGTTTTAAGTGCAGCAGCGGTTCCAGTGCTTGATTCTATTGAAATGGTTTCTAAGGTTGTTGGAAATAAAGTTATAAGTAAAGCTGTGGCTTCAGCTAAAGATAGAGTCCAAGAGGGACAGAGCTTGGCCGAATCTATATTAGTAACTGGTATTTTCCCTCCAATGCTAACTCATATGATGGCAGTGGGGGAGGAAACAGGTAACCTCGACGAAATGCTCCATAAAGTAGCTGACTTCTATGATGAGGAAATAGACAACGATATAAAGGGAATATCCTCTTTGATAGAACCGGTTCTCGTAGTTTTTATTGGTTTAGTTGTTGGTTTTATAGCTATTTCTGTATTTATGCCATTATTTCAGCTTATTGGGGGACTCTCAAGGTGA
- a CDS encoding type IV pilus twitching motility protein PilT, giving the protein MSSLVDLMLKMIELDASDLHLALGIEPVYRIHGRLQPVREWNKLSSEEIERLITEILDPFKRKLFEENKELDFAYEIKDKARYRVNLFYHRGAPGASIRLIPNRIRTIEELKLPLILKDLAMKLRGLVLVTGPTGSGKNTTLAAMIDYINENTSRKIITIEDPIEYVHKHKKSLIVQREVGVDSQSFASALRHALRQDPDVILIGEMRDLETISIAITAAETGHLVMTTLHTPDTPQTIDRIIDVFPAHQQNQVRVQLANVIQGIISQQLLPKKGGGRIVAAEVMIATPAVRNLIREGKIAQIYSVIQTGAKFGMQTMDQAIAKLYKSGLIEKEIAMEFAHNPDILEKLISI; this is encoded by the coding sequence ATGAGTAGTCTTGTAGATCTCATGTTGAAGATGATAGAACTTGATGCTTCTGATCTGCATCTAGCTTTAGGTATAGAGCCTGTTTATAGAATACATGGTAGACTTCAGCCGGTTAGGGAATGGAATAAGCTTTCCTCAGAGGAAATCGAAAGACTTATAACTGAAATATTAGATCCTTTTAAAAGGAAACTATTTGAAGAAAACAAAGAACTTGATTTTGCTTATGAAATAAAGGATAAGGCTCGTTACCGTGTAAACTTATTTTACCATAGAGGAGCACCAGGCGCATCTATAAGGTTGATTCCTAATAGAATAAGAACCATAGAAGAGTTAAAGCTTCCTCTAATACTTAAAGATTTAGCTATGAAGCTTAGGGGATTAGTACTCGTGACCGGTCCTACTGGTAGTGGGAAAAACACCACTTTAGCTGCTATGATAGATTATATAAACGAGAATACTTCTCGTAAAATAATAACCATAGAAGACCCTATAGAATATGTTCATAAGCACAAAAAAAGCCTTATAGTTCAAAGAGAGGTAGGAGTAGATAGTCAAAGTTTTGCTTCTGCTCTTAGACATGCTTTGAGACAAGATCCTGATGTTATACTAATTGGCGAAATGAGAGATCTTGAGACGATTTCCATAGCTATAACAGCTGCGGAAACGGGTCATCTTGTTATGACTACTCTTCATACTCCTGATACTCCTCAAACTATAGATAGGATAATAGATGTTTTTCCGGCTCATCAGCAGAATCAGGTAAGAGTGCAACTTGCTAATGTCATTCAAGGAATCATCTCACAACAACTTCTTCCTAAAAAAGGAGGAGGTCGGATAGTAGCTGCCGAAGTTATGATAGCAACTCCAGCTGTAAGAAATCTAATAAGAGAAGGGAAAATTGCTCAGATATATTCTGTTATTCAAACAGGAGCTAAGTTTGGAATGCAAACTATGGATCAAGCTATAGCAAAGCTCTATAAAAGCGGTTTAATAGAAAAAGAGATAGCTATGGAATTTGCTCATAATCCAGATATCCTTGAAAAATTAATAAGCATATAA